The proteins below come from a single Streptomyces tubercidicus genomic window:
- a CDS encoding DUF4126 domain-containing protein: MSVLPLVFTSGWASGINAYAVVLLFGLLGATGVTDEVPAALQRPDVLIVAGVLFVAEAVADKVPYVDSVWDAAHTVIRPVAGGVVAALLAGHNGSLPELAAGAVGGSTALLSHLVKAGTRIAVNTSPEPASNIVLSLAEDLGVAGLIAFAVFHPVAAAVIAGTLLAAGIAVVIFLWSRIRGFLQRRRQRRAEKRPAAARGAAPPVT; the protein is encoded by the coding sequence GTGTCCGTACTTCCCTTGGTGTTCACCAGTGGCTGGGCGAGCGGGATCAACGCCTACGCCGTCGTCCTGCTCTTCGGTCTGCTCGGCGCGACCGGCGTGACCGATGAGGTGCCCGCGGCGCTGCAGCGCCCGGATGTGCTGATCGTGGCCGGGGTGCTGTTCGTGGCCGAGGCCGTCGCCGACAAGGTCCCGTACGTGGACTCGGTCTGGGACGCCGCGCACACGGTGATCCGGCCGGTCGCCGGCGGCGTGGTGGCGGCGCTGCTGGCCGGCCACAACGGTTCGCTGCCCGAGCTGGCGGCGGGCGCCGTGGGCGGCTCCACGGCGCTGCTGAGCCATCTGGTCAAGGCGGGCACGCGGATCGCGGTCAACACCTCGCCGGAGCCGGCCAGCAACATCGTGCTGAGCCTGGCCGAGGATCTGGGCGTCGCGGGGCTCATCGCCTTCGCCGTGTTCCATCCGGTGGCCGCGGCGGTCATCGCGGGGACGCTGCTGGCCGCGGGGATCGCGGTGGTGATCTTCCTGTGGTCGCGGATCCGCGGATTCCTCCAGCGGCGGCGGCAGCGGCGCGCGGAGAAGCGGCCTGCGGCGGCGCGCGGTGCGGCGCCTCCGGTGACCTGA
- a CDS encoding TetR/AcrR family transcriptional regulator, which produces MDSSNTRRDATRRKLFEAAVTLIAEQGFSSTTVDEIAERAGVAKGTVYYNFASKNVLFEELLRHGIEMLATSLQAAAEEVADRGGSRIDALDAMIRAGLDFISRYPALTQLYVAELWRTNRAWQSTLMVVRERAITVVEDVLREAVAREELSEEIDIPLTASALFGMVLVAALDWQSYQPDRSIDEVHAALSRLLQGRISGRPTQ; this is translated from the coding sequence ATGGACAGCTCCAATACACGCCGCGACGCCACCCGGCGCAAGCTCTTCGAGGCCGCGGTCACGCTCATCGCCGAACAGGGCTTCTCCTCCACCACGGTGGACGAGATCGCCGAGCGGGCGGGTGTCGCGAAGGGCACCGTCTACTACAACTTCGCGAGCAAGAACGTGCTCTTCGAAGAGCTGCTGCGGCACGGCATCGAGATGCTGGCCACGTCCCTTCAGGCGGCCGCGGAGGAGGTGGCCGACCGGGGCGGCAGCCGGATCGACGCGCTGGACGCGATGATCCGGGCCGGGCTGGACTTCATCTCCCGTTACCCGGCGCTCACCCAGCTCTACGTCGCCGAGCTGTGGCGCACCAACCGGGCCTGGCAGTCGACCCTGATGGTGGTGCGGGAGCGGGCCATCACGGTAGTGGAGGACGTGCTGCGGGAGGCGGTCGCCCGTGAGGAGCTGAGCGAGGAGATCGATATCCCGCTGACCGCCTCGGCGTTGTTCGGGATGGTCCTGGTGGCCGCCCTGGACTGGCAGTCGTACCAGCCGGACCGGTCGATCGACGAGGTGCACGCGGCGCTGTCGCGGCTGCTCCAGGGGCGGATCAGCGGCCGGCCCACACAGTGA
- a CDS encoding SAV_6107 family HEPN domain-containing protein produces the protein MAARPDRGSSAAYGPPSDVHPVLRRAAAPPAALALLAQAQQGLDEAQTLETPNERFATAHLAALRTAAAVLAVRGRPETTVRRRQRIRSAWEVLPEVAPELAEWSALFAAGAARRAKAEAGIAGAAGRRDADDLLRDAALFLRLVERMLLLQPSLPPQRAG, from the coding sequence ATGGCAGCTCGTCCCGACAGGGGCAGCTCCGCTGCGTACGGTCCCCCGAGCGATGTCCACCCCGTCCTGCGGCGGGCGGCCGCACCACCCGCCGCACTCGCCCTGCTCGCCCAGGCCCAGCAGGGCCTCGATGAGGCACAGACCCTCGAAACCCCCAACGAGCGTTTCGCCACGGCCCATCTGGCCGCGCTGCGCACCGCCGCCGCCGTCCTCGCCGTCCGCGGCCGGCCGGAGACCACCGTGCGCCGCAGGCAGCGTATTCGCAGCGCCTGGGAAGTGCTGCCCGAGGTCGCACCCGAACTGGCAGAGTGGAGCGCCCTGTTCGCCGCCGGCGCCGCCCGTCGCGCGAAGGCCGAGGCCGGTATAGCCGGCGCGGCCGGCCGCCGTGACGCCGACGATCTCCTGCGTGACGCCGCCCTGTTCCTGCGCCTGGTGGAGCGGATGCTGCTCCTCCAGCCCTCGCTACCGCCCCAGCGGGCCGGGTGA
- a CDS encoding methyltransferase: MSDPLRPRASLRTAVVWEVLKDALERRVKATGRDALDVLDTGGGTGNFAVPVARLGHRVTVVDPSPNALFALERRAAEAGVADRVRAVQGDAHGLFDVVERGGYDAVLCHGVLEYVDDPAEGVRNAVDALRPAGTLSLLAAGLGGAVLARALAGHFNEARQALTDPAGRWGEGDPVPRRFTADQLTELVSATGLEVGAVHGVRVFADLVPGVLVDTEPGAMEALLKLEAAAAEQPAFHSVATQLHVLAERD; this comes from the coding sequence GTGTCTGACCCGCTGCGCCCGCGCGCATCCCTTCGTACCGCCGTGGTCTGGGAGGTCCTCAAGGACGCCCTGGAGCGCCGGGTCAAGGCCACCGGCCGCGACGCCCTGGACGTCCTCGACACCGGCGGCGGCACCGGCAACTTCGCCGTACCGGTCGCCCGCCTCGGCCATCGCGTCACGGTCGTCGACCCCAGCCCCAACGCCCTCTTCGCCCTGGAACGCCGCGCCGCGGAGGCAGGCGTCGCCGACCGGGTACGCGCGGTCCAGGGCGACGCCCACGGCCTGTTCGACGTCGTCGAGCGCGGCGGCTATGACGCTGTGCTCTGCCACGGCGTGCTGGAGTACGTAGACGACCCGGCCGAGGGCGTCCGCAACGCCGTCGACGCGCTGCGCCCGGCCGGCACCCTCAGCCTGCTCGCGGCAGGTCTGGGCGGCGCCGTCCTCGCACGCGCCCTGGCGGGCCACTTCAACGAGGCCCGCCAGGCCCTCACCGACCCGGCCGGACGCTGGGGCGAGGGTGACCCGGTGCCGCGCCGCTTCACCGCCGACCAGCTCACCGAGCTGGTGTCCGCCACCGGCCTGGAGGTCGGCGCGGTACACGGCGTACGGGTCTTCGCCGACCTGGTCCCCGGGGTGCTGGTCGACACCGAGCCGGGCGCCATGGAGGCCCTGCTGAAGCTTGAGGCGGCCGCCGCCGAGCAGCCCGCCTTCCACTCCGTGGCCACCCAGCTGCATGTCCTCGCGGAGCGCGACTGA
- a CDS encoding DUF3040 domain-containing protein yields the protein MPLSEHEQRMLEQMERALYAEDPKFATALEGSGLRTYTRRRVYQAVAGFLVGIALLMAGMVAQQIWISVVGFLVMLGCAVLAVTGWRKAPKPGEQQSGAGSGGGVGAPARRQARQRRSMMNRIEDRWQRRRDEQQGH from the coding sequence GTGCCGCTCTCGGAGCACGAGCAGCGCATGCTCGAGCAAATGGAGCGAGCGCTGTACGCCGAAGATCCCAAGTTCGCGACAGCGCTTGAGGGAAGCGGGCTGCGTACGTACACCCGGCGACGGGTCTACCAAGCGGTCGCGGGCTTCCTGGTGGGTATCGCCCTGCTCATGGCCGGCATGGTCGCGCAGCAGATCTGGATCAGTGTGGTGGGCTTCCTCGTCATGCTCGGCTGCGCCGTGCTGGCGGTCACCGGCTGGCGCAAGGCTCCCAAGCCGGGAGAGCAGCAGTCCGGTGCCGGTTCCGGAGGCGGTGTGGGTGCCCCGGCGCGTCGTCAGGCCAGGCAGCGGCGCTCGATGATGAACCGTATCGAGGACCGCTGGCAGCGACGCAGGGACGAACAACAGGGCCACTGA
- a CDS encoding transglutaminaseTgpA domain-containing protein produces MSGRARLAVCAAVATLCAAGALLPLVEPISWLIQAAVLLALVTGVGAAARRVPLAGPLIIGVQLLVGVMLLTLLFTPAEAILGLLPGPDALSEFGRLVETGVRDVGRYATPAPVTPGIRLLLIAGVLVIGLIVDALAVTYRSAAPAGLPLLALYSVAAGLSQGGAGWLRFLIAAAGYLLLLLAEGRDRLSQWGRVFRGDTGADRPDRAGGFAALGGPALAPVRTGRRIGALVLGIALVVPALLPSLGGGLFGTSGSGSGPGGGGGTISAVNPLVSLQDSLNQPEDREVLNYRTTATDTRDLYLRIVALDQFDGTTWKPSERTVTDVPERLPDPPGLSPAVDLTRVNTSVSTAEWYAQNWLPLPYPASKVDISGRWRFEPEGRTLVGDRGQNTHGLQYQVESLQVRPTSRQLAAAPAPPADLLREYTKVPRSLPPVVRSTALRVTRGAPTTYAKAVKLQDWFALNGGFSYNTAVRAGSGSEAIARFLRQKEGFCVHFSFSMAAMARTLGIPARVAVGFTPGTKKADGTTSVNLRDAHAWPELYFQGIGWTRFEPTPSRGSIPDYAYPDTPDTRDPGSPAAPEPSRSTAPSDGPSAAPSCGPDERRSGSGSACVSPHEESGARPPDDGSFPWTIVAMAPAVPLVLLLPVGPLLWRRRIRAIRLADPDGDDPTAGTLAAWRELLDTAWDFGILPDESLTPRKAAARIIRLGDLQPEPAAAARRVAAAVEQVLYAPHPQPVSGLAPDVQQVRAGLRAGASRGLRIRAQLAPRSAARLRWAWSARCSALLLRCRTSRPVAAARRALAALRPGPRRA; encoded by the coding sequence ATGAGCGGCCGGGCGCGGCTGGCGGTGTGTGCGGCGGTGGCCACGCTGTGTGCCGCCGGTGCGCTGCTGCCGCTGGTGGAGCCGATCAGCTGGCTGATCCAGGCGGCGGTCCTGCTCGCCCTCGTGACGGGAGTGGGCGCGGCCGCCCGCCGGGTTCCGCTGGCCGGACCGCTGATCATCGGCGTCCAGCTCCTGGTCGGCGTGATGCTGCTGACCCTGCTCTTCACCCCGGCCGAGGCGATCCTCGGCCTGCTGCCGGGCCCGGACGCCCTCTCGGAATTCGGCAGGCTGGTGGAGACCGGTGTACGGGACGTGGGCCGGTACGCCACCCCCGCCCCCGTCACCCCCGGCATCCGGCTGCTGCTGATCGCCGGTGTGCTGGTGATCGGCCTGATCGTGGACGCGCTGGCGGTGACGTACCGCAGCGCCGCCCCCGCCGGTCTGCCGCTGCTCGCGCTCTACTCGGTGGCGGCGGGGCTGTCCCAGGGCGGCGCGGGCTGGCTGCGGTTCCTGATCGCGGCGGCCGGCTATCTGCTGCTCCTGCTGGCCGAGGGCCGGGACCGGCTCTCCCAGTGGGGCCGGGTGTTCCGCGGGGACACCGGGGCGGACCGGCCGGACCGCGCCGGCGGATTCGCCGCCCTCGGCGGCCCTGCCCTGGCCCCGGTCCGTACGGGCCGCCGGATCGGCGCGCTGGTCCTCGGGATCGCCCTGGTGGTGCCCGCCCTGCTGCCCTCCCTCGGCGGCGGGCTGTTCGGTACTTCCGGCAGCGGTTCGGGGCCCGGTGGCGGAGGCGGCACGATCTCCGCGGTGAACCCCCTGGTGTCGCTCCAGGACAGCCTCAACCAGCCCGAGGACCGGGAGGTCCTCAACTACCGCACGACCGCCACCGACACCCGCGACCTGTATCTGCGGATCGTCGCCCTCGACCAGTTCGACGGCACGACCTGGAAGCCGTCCGAGCGCACGGTCACGGACGTCCCCGAGCGGCTGCCCGACCCACCCGGCCTCAGCCCCGCGGTCGACCTCACCCGGGTCAACACCTCGGTCTCGACCGCCGAGTGGTACGCCCAGAACTGGCTGCCGCTCCCCTACCCGGCGTCCAAGGTCGACATCTCCGGGCGCTGGCGCTTCGAGCCCGAGGGCCGCACGCTCGTCGGGGACCGCGGACAGAACACCCACGGCCTCCAGTACCAGGTAGAGAGCCTGCAGGTGCGGCCCACCTCCCGGCAGCTGGCCGCCGCCCCGGCGCCCCCCGCCGATCTGCTGCGCGAGTACACCAAGGTCCCCCGCTCACTGCCCCCGGTGGTACGGAGCACCGCGCTCCGGGTCACTCGCGGCGCCCCGACCACCTACGCCAAGGCCGTCAAACTGCAGGACTGGTTCGCGCTCAACGGCGGCTTCAGCTACAACACGGCGGTCCGGGCCGGCAGCGGTTCCGAGGCCATCGCGCGGTTCCTGCGGCAGAAGGAGGGCTTCTGCGTCCACTTCTCGTTCTCGATGGCGGCGATGGCCCGGACGCTGGGAATCCCGGCCCGGGTGGCGGTCGGGTTCACCCCCGGCACCAAGAAGGCCGACGGCACGACGTCGGTGAATCTCAGGGACGCACACGCCTGGCCTGAGCTGTACTTCCAGGGCATCGGCTGGACCCGCTTCGAACCCACCCCGAGCCGCGGCAGCATCCCGGACTACGCGTACCCCGACACCCCGGACACCCGCGACCCGGGCAGCCCGGCGGCCCCCGAGCCCTCCCGGTCCACGGCCCCCTCGGACGGCCCGTCGGCGGCGCCGTCCTGTGGCCCCGACGAGCGGCGGTCCGGCTCCGGTTCGGCCTGTGTCTCCCCGCACGAGGAGTCCGGCGCCCGCCCACCGGACGACGGCTCGTTCCCGTGGACGATCGTCGCCATGGCGCCAGCCGTGCCGCTCGTGCTGCTGCTGCCCGTGGGCCCACTCCTGTGGCGCAGACGCATACGCGCCATACGCCTGGCGGACCCGGACGGCGACGACCCCACGGCGGGCACCCTCGCCGCCTGGCGGGAGCTGCTGGACACCGCCTGGGACTTCGGGATCCTCCCGGACGAGTCGCTGACCCCGCGCAAGGCCGCCGCGCGCATCATCCGCCTCGGAGATCTGCAACCGGAGCCCGCCGCGGCCGCCCGCCGCGTCGCGGCGGCGGTCGAGCAGGTGCTGTACGCCCCGCACCCCCAGCCGGTGTCCGGCCTCGCCCCGGACGTACAGCAGGTACGGGCCGGGTTGCGCGCGGGCGCAAGCCGTGGTCTGCGGATACGTGCCCAGCTCGCCCCGCGCTCCGCGGCACGGCTCCGCTGGGCCTGGTCGGCCCGCTGCTCGGCACTGCTGCTCCGGTGCCGCACCAGCCGCCCGGTGGCCGCGGCCCGGCGCGCACTGGCCGCCCTCCGGCCGGGCCCGCGACGGGCCTGA
- a CDS encoding DUF58 domain-containing protein, which yields MSGGGSEGAPERDGLRAALGGLTTRGRSFLAAGVAAAVCSYLLGQADLLRVGLLLAALPLVCVAVLHRTRYRVAGTRTLAPARVPATTESRVRLRMENISRLPTGVLMLQDRVPYVLGPRPRFILDRVEAGGRREVSYRVRSDLRGRYPLGPLELRLSDPFGMCELTRSFTASDTLTVVPRVEPLPAVRQMGEAAGYGEGRQHSPALAGEDDVIPRGYRHGDDLRRVHWRSTARHGELMVRREEQPQKARCTVLLDTRETAHPGAGPDSAFEWAVAGAASTAVHLLERGFSVRLLTDTGSSVPRPDGAGSFAGGTDSADAAGLLLDTLAVVEHSAERGLSAAYDVLRGGNEGLLVGFFGDLDEEQAAVAGRMRQRSGAAVAFVLDGDAWTQGPGGIRFSDGQVPVAERLRLLRQAGWTALPVLPGDTLAALWRAAADRTGAPEPVAGGRS from the coding sequence ATGTCCGGTGGGGGGAGCGAGGGCGCTCCGGAGCGGGACGGGCTGCGGGCCGCTCTCGGGGGGCTGACGACCCGGGGCAGGTCGTTCCTGGCTGCCGGGGTGGCCGCCGCGGTGTGCTCCTACCTCCTGGGGCAGGCGGATCTGCTGCGGGTCGGTCTGCTGCTCGCCGCCCTCCCGCTGGTGTGCGTCGCGGTGCTGCACCGCACCCGCTACCGCGTCGCGGGCACCCGTACGCTCGCCCCCGCCCGGGTGCCCGCCACCACCGAATCCCGGGTGCGGCTGCGGATGGAGAACATCTCCCGGCTGCCGACGGGTGTGCTGATGCTCCAGGACCGGGTGCCGTACGTGCTCGGTCCCCGGCCGCGCTTCATCCTGGACCGGGTCGAGGCCGGCGGCCGCCGCGAGGTCTCCTACCGGGTCCGCTCCGACCTGCGCGGACGCTATCCGCTGGGGCCGCTTGAGCTGCGGCTCTCGGACCCGTTCGGAATGTGCGAGCTGACCCGCTCGTTCACTGCCTCCGACACCCTGACGGTCGTGCCGCGGGTCGAACCGCTCCCGGCCGTACGGCAGATGGGCGAGGCCGCCGGGTACGGCGAGGGGCGGCAGCACTCACCGGCACTGGCCGGGGAGGACGACGTCATTCCGCGCGGCTACCGGCACGGCGACGATCTGCGCCGCGTCCACTGGCGCTCCACCGCGCGCCATGGCGAACTGATGGTCCGCAGGGAGGAGCAGCCGCAGAAGGCGCGCTGCACGGTCCTGCTCGACACCCGCGAGACCGCCCACCCGGGCGCCGGCCCCGACTCGGCCTTCGAATGGGCGGTGGCGGGCGCCGCCTCCACCGCGGTGCATCTGCTGGAGCGCGGCTTCTCGGTGCGGCTGCTGACCGACACCGGCAGCTCGGTGCCGCGCCCCGACGGTGCCGGCAGCTTCGCCGGCGGCACCGACTCCGCCGACGCCGCCGGGCTGCTGCTGGACACCCTCGCCGTCGTGGAGCACTCCGCGGAGCGGGGCCTGTCGGCGGCGTACGACGTCCTGCGCGGCGGCAACGAAGGACTGCTGGTCGGCTTCTTCGGCGATCTGGACGAGGAGCAGGCGGCGGTCGCCGGGCGGATGCGGCAGCGCAGCGGCGCGGCCGTCGCCTTCGTCCTGGACGGCGACGCCTGGACGCAGGGCCCCGGCGGCATCAGATTCTCCGACGGCCAGGTCCCGGTGGCCGAACGCCTGCGGCTGCTGCGGCAGGCCGGCTGGACGGCGCTCCCGGTGCTGCCCGGGGACACCCTCGCCGCCCTGTGGCGCGCGGCGGCGGACCGTACGGGCGCCCCGGAGCCGGTGGCGGGAGGGCGGTCATGA
- a CDS encoding AAA family ATPase yields MTAYDERASLGAPPAHGGPPARAEPRVGEEPSAGGDLIATAERIHRSVEEVIEGKPEVVRLALTVLLAEGHLLIEDVPGVGKTMLAKALARSIDCSVRRIQFTPDLLPSDITGVSIFDQQRRDFEFKPGAIFSQIVIGDEINRASPKTQSALLESMEERQVTMDGQTYELPEPFMVVATQNPVEMEGTYPLPEAQRDRFMARVSIGYPSPAAELQMLDVHGGASPLDDLQPVAHAHDIVKLIDAVRTVHVADTVRRYTVDLVVATRSHPELRLGASPRATLHLLRAAKAAAALQGREYTLPDDVQSLAVPVLAHRLLPTAQAQLNRRTAEQIVLEILQRVPVPEPSAQPWRTPGQRPPGVRGL; encoded by the coding sequence GTGACGGCGTATGACGAACGAGCGAGCCTTGGGGCTCCCCCGGCGCATGGGGGTCCCCCCGCCCGAGCGGAACCGAGGGTGGGGGAGGAGCCGAGCGCAGGGGGAGATCTGATCGCCACCGCGGAGCGGATTCACCGGTCGGTGGAGGAAGTGATCGAGGGCAAGCCGGAGGTCGTACGGCTCGCGCTGACCGTGCTGCTGGCCGAGGGACATCTGCTCATCGAGGATGTGCCCGGCGTCGGCAAGACCATGCTCGCCAAGGCGCTGGCCCGCTCCATCGACTGCTCGGTGCGGCGCATCCAGTTCACGCCCGATCTGCTGCCCTCCGACATCACCGGCGTCAGCATCTTCGACCAGCAGCGGCGGGACTTCGAGTTCAAGCCCGGCGCGATCTTCTCCCAGATCGTGATCGGCGACGAGATCAACCGCGCCTCGCCCAAGACCCAGTCGGCGCTCCTGGAGTCCATGGAGGAGCGCCAGGTGACGATGGACGGGCAGACCTACGAGCTGCCCGAGCCCTTCATGGTGGTCGCCACCCAGAACCCGGTGGAGATGGAGGGCACCTACCCGCTCCCCGAGGCGCAGCGGGACCGTTTCATGGCGCGGGTGTCGATCGGCTACCCCAGCCCGGCGGCCGAGCTGCAGATGCTGGATGTGCACGGCGGCGCCTCGCCCCTCGACGACCTCCAGCCGGTCGCGCACGCCCACGACATCGTGAAGCTGATCGACGCGGTGCGGACGGTCCATGTCGCCGACACGGTGCGCAGATACACCGTCGATCTGGTGGTGGCCACCCGCAGCCACCCCGAGCTGCGGCTCGGCGCCTCACCGCGGGCGACCCTGCATCTGCTGCGCGCCGCCAAGGCCGCGGCCGCGCTCCAGGGGCGGGAGTACACCCTCCCGGACGATGTCCAGTCGCTGGCCGTGCCGGTGCTCGCACACCGGCTGCTGCCCACGGCCCAGGCCCAGTTGAACCGCCGTACGGCCGAGCAGATCGTGCTGGAGATCCTCCAGCGCGTCCCGGTCCCCGAACCGTCCGCACAGCCGTGGCGGACGCCCGGCCAGCGGCCGCCCGGCGTACGGGGGTTGTGA
- a CDS encoding beta-class carbonic anhydrase, producing MSIPASQPLPPSADGATVRTGDTVTDSLVEANKRYAADFRDPGMDARPVRKVAVVSCMDARIDLHAALGLELGDCHTIRNAGGVVTDDIIRSLTISQRALGTRSVVLIHHTGCGLLSLTEDFRHDLAAEVGQRPTWAVEAFKDLDEDVRQSMQRVRTSPFLLHTDDVRGFVFDVTTGLLREIDPQR from the coding sequence ATGTCCATACCTGCGTCGCAGCCGCTGCCCCCCTCCGCCGACGGAGCCACCGTCCGTACCGGTGACACGGTCACCGACAGTCTTGTCGAGGCGAACAAGCGCTACGCCGCCGACTTCCGAGACCCCGGGATGGATGCCCGGCCGGTCCGCAAGGTCGCCGTCGTGTCCTGTATGGACGCCCGGATCGATCTGCATGCCGCCCTCGGCCTCGAACTCGGCGACTGCCACACCATCCGCAACGCCGGCGGCGTCGTCACCGACGACATCATCCGGTCCCTGACGATCAGCCAGCGCGCCCTCGGCACCCGCTCCGTCGTCCTCATCCACCACACCGGGTGCGGTCTGCTCAGCCTGACCGAGGACTTCCGCCACGACCTGGCGGCCGAGGTCGGACAGCGTCCCACCTGGGCGGTCGAGGCGTTCAAGGACCTCGACGAGGACGTCCGGCAGTCCATGCAGCGGGTGCGCACCTCTCCCTTCCTCCTGCACACCGACGATGTCCGCGGCTTCGTCTTCGACGTGACGACCGGTCTGCTGCGGGAGATCGACCCGCAGCGCTGA
- the rsmH gene encoding 16S rRNA (cytosine(1402)-N(4))-methyltransferase RsmH yields the protein MSSNTRHVPVMLQRCLDLLAPALAEPGAVVVDCTLGLGGHSEALLSTFPAARLIALDRDPSALKLAGERLAPYGDRATLVHAVYDELPEVLDRLGTPRVQGVLFDLGVSSMQLDEADRGFAYAQDAPLDMRMDQSTGISAADVLNTYAPGELVRILRSYGEEKQAKRIVEAVVRERAKEPFTNSARLVELIRDALPQAAKRTGGNPAKRTFQALRIEVNGELTSVERAIPAAVQALAVGGRIAVLAYHSLEDRLVKQVFAAGAANTAPPGLPVVPERYQPRLKLLTRGAELPTEEEIAENRRAAPARLRGAERIRENVEDTA from the coding sequence ATGAGCAGCAACACTCGCCACGTACCCGTCATGCTCCAGCGGTGTCTGGACCTGCTCGCCCCCGCGCTCGCCGAGCCCGGTGCGGTCGTCGTCGACTGCACGCTCGGCCTCGGAGGGCACAGCGAGGCACTGCTGTCCACCTTCCCGGCGGCCCGGCTGATCGCCCTCGACCGTGACCCGTCCGCCCTGAAGCTGGCGGGCGAACGGCTCGCCCCGTACGGAGACCGCGCCACCCTGGTGCACGCCGTCTACGACGAGCTCCCCGAGGTCCTCGACCGGCTCGGGACCCCCCGCGTCCAGGGTGTGCTGTTCGACCTCGGTGTCTCCTCCATGCAGCTCGACGAGGCCGACCGCGGTTTCGCGTACGCGCAGGACGCCCCGCTGGACATGCGGATGGACCAGTCGACCGGTATCAGCGCCGCGGATGTCCTCAATACGTACGCGCCCGGTGAGCTGGTCCGGATCCTGCGCTCCTACGGGGAGGAGAAGCAGGCCAAGCGGATCGTCGAGGCCGTCGTCCGGGAGCGCGCCAAGGAGCCGTTCACCAACAGCGCGCGGCTGGTCGAGCTGATCCGTGACGCGCTGCCGCAGGCCGCCAAGCGCACCGGCGGCAACCCCGCCAAGCGCACCTTCCAGGCGCTGCGCATCGAGGTCAACGGGGAGCTGACGAGCGTGGAGCGGGCCATCCCGGCGGCCGTGCAGGCGCTGGCGGTCGGCGGCCGGATCGCCGTACTCGCCTATCACTCCCTGGAGGACCGCCTGGTCAAGCAGGTCTTCGCGGCCGGCGCGGCCAATACGGCGCCCCCCGGCCTGCCGGTGGTCCCCGAGCGCTACCAGCCCCGGCTCAAGCTACTGACCCGCGGCGCCGAACTCCCCACGGAGGAGGAGATCGCCGAGAACCGCCGGGCCGCCCCCGCCCGGCTGCGCGGCGCGGAGCGCATCCGCGAGAACGTCGAGGACACCGCATGA
- a CDS encoding septum formation initiator family protein → MKGQGPRGRQKRLAALFPSGAGARGTAARTPFVLLIVVLLGSGLITLLLLNSALNQGSFELSKLEKQTDELTDEQQALQQEVDAYSAPGALERRARKLGMVPGGTPVFLLPDGTVRGRPSVAGPEGAPLSSSATPSPAGAAARTALPRPAAPPVPALAGVLGPDSAPGTAAKPAAQAPLNSSASRASTAPAPGTAAGPSPTTSGR, encoded by the coding sequence ATGAAAGGCCAGGGGCCGCGCGGCAGACAGAAACGCCTCGCCGCGCTGTTCCCCTCCGGCGCCGGTGCCCGCGGCACCGCGGCGCGCACACCCTTCGTGCTGCTCATCGTCGTCCTCCTCGGCTCCGGCCTGATCACCCTGCTGCTGCTCAACTCCGCCCTCAACCAAGGGTCGTTCGAGCTCAGCAAACTGGAGAAGCAGACCGACGAGCTGACGGATGAGCAGCAGGCGCTGCAGCAGGAGGTGGACGCCTACTCCGCCCCGGGCGCGCTGGAGCGGCGCGCCCGGAAGCTGGGGATGGTGCCCGGCGGCACCCCGGTGTTCCTGCTCCCGGACGGCACGGTCCGCGGCCGCCCGAGCGTCGCCGGGCCGGAGGGGGCGCCGCTGAGCAGCTCCGCCACACCGTCGCCGGCGGGCGCGGCCGCCCGTACCGCACTGCCCCGCCCGGCGGCGCCACCGGTCCCGGCGCTGGCCGGTGTACTGGGCCCGGACAGCGCACCGGGCACGGCGGCCAAACCGGCCGCCCAGGCCCCCCTGAACTCGTCCGCCTCGCGCGCCTCCACCGCACCCGCGCCCGGCACCGCGGCCGGCCCCTCCCCGACGACCTCCGGCAGGTGA